The following proteins come from a genomic window of Frankia casuarinae:
- a CDS encoding glutaredoxin family protein — MDDGLEQADSGRDGVRITLLTRTGCHLCDTARAAVVRVAEQEQVGWREADVDADPQLADAYGDRVPVILLDGREHGYWRVEEDRLRRALAGGRWALRPAKGGR; from the coding sequence ATGGACGACGGGTTGGAACAGGCGGATTCCGGCCGCGACGGTGTGCGTATCACACTGCTCACCCGGACGGGATGTCATCTGTGCGACACCGCGCGGGCGGCGGTCGTCCGGGTCGCCGAGCAGGAGCAGGTCGGGTGGCGGGAGGCCGATGTCGACGCCGATCCCCAGCTTGCCGACGCCTACGGCGACCGGGTGCCGGTCATCCTGCTCGACGGCCGGGAACACGGTTACTGGCGGGTGGAGGAGGACCGGCTGCGGCGGGCGCTCGCCGGCGGCCGGTGGGCGCTGCGCCCTGCCAAGGGTGGTCGCTGA
- a CDS encoding redox-sensing transcriptional repressor Rex: MSQPRRRPAVIRRRTRSDTASRRSSDVPEATVARLPLYLRVLTTLAESGVYTVSSDTLAAAAGVTPAKVRKDLSHLGSYGTRGVGYEVDVLLDCIAAKLGLTEDRAVVLVGVGNLGHALAGYGGFYARGFRIVALVDADPERVGERVGEVVVSPVGDLEQVIVQGQVTIGMICTPAAAAQGVCDRLVAAGVTSILNFAPTVLSVPDGVDVRKVDLAVELQILSFHEARKRPSPARDTSPRRGARSTPGAGSGRDAVPPRRARPARRAPSAREALPGGDEVLAALGAAGLDGVTSADGTEPSAGRLETDTDEVVRVTRQVGMTRPAGAARPAGMARDDRPTRDDREGEPGAVRLEHTPEPGSPARGTLPAAGALMAGGEAS, from the coding sequence ATGAGTCAGCCACGGCGTCGCCCGGCGGTGATCCGGCGACGTACACGTAGTGACACGGCTTCCAGGCGTTCCTCCGACGTTCCGGAGGCGACGGTCGCGCGGCTTCCGCTCTACCTCCGGGTGCTGACGACATTGGCGGAAAGCGGGGTTTATACTGTGTCTTCGGACACGCTCGCGGCCGCCGCCGGAGTCACTCCGGCCAAGGTTCGCAAGGATCTGTCCCATCTCGGTTCCTACGGCACGCGGGGCGTCGGCTACGAGGTGGATGTCCTGCTCGACTGCATCGCCGCGAAACTGGGCCTCACCGAGGACAGAGCGGTTGTGCTGGTGGGAGTCGGCAACCTCGGCCACGCCCTGGCGGGTTACGGCGGCTTTTATGCCAGGGGCTTTCGGATCGTGGCCCTGGTCGACGCGGATCCCGAGCGAGTCGGCGAGCGGGTCGGTGAGGTTGTCGTCAGTCCCGTCGGCGATCTCGAACAGGTGATCGTCCAGGGTCAGGTCACGATCGGGATGATCTGCACGCCGGCAGCCGCGGCGCAGGGGGTGTGTGATCGTCTGGTCGCTGCCGGGGTCACCAGCATCCTCAACTTCGCCCCCACGGTGCTTTCGGTACCCGACGGTGTGGACGTGCGTAAAGTCGACCTTGCCGTGGAACTGCAGATCCTCTCGTTCCATGAAGCACGTAAACGTCCGTCGCCGGCACGGGACACATCACCGAGACGGGGCGCGAGATCCACACCGGGCGCCGGCTCCGGGCGTGACGCCGTGCCGCCGCGCCGGGCGCGCCCGGCGCGGCGGGCGCCCTCGGCACGCGAGGCGCTGCCAGGCGGCGACGAGGTCCTCGCCGCGCTCGGGGCGGCGGGCCTGGACGGGGTGACGAGCGCGGACGGGACGGAGCCCTCCGCGGGCAGGCTGGAGACCGATACGGATGAGGTCGTGCGGGTGACTCGGCAAGTAGGCATGACTCGTCCGGCGGGGGCAGCTCGTCCGGCCGGGATGGCTCGGGACGATCGGCCGACCCGGGATGATCGGGAGGGGGAACCGGGCGCGGTGCGCCTGGAGCACACCCCGGAGCCTGGATCGCCGGCGCGCGGGACGCTGCCGGCCGCGGGAGCGCTGATGGCCGGAGGTGAGGCGTCGTGA